Proteins encoded together in one Mycobacterium sp. MS1601 window:
- a CDS encoding glycoside hydrolase family 16 protein yields MLDRRSLLMMTGLGLLAGTTQLPRAGAEPPFPGAEIMAPPVFADEFDGPLGAPPDYNKWFVVPARETIRNPAFWDRPENMGQYRDDRQNLYLDGMGNLVIRATREGDKYFGAKIQGRQWIGIGHTWEARIKLECLTPGAWPAFWMLNDVGGQGGEIDVLEWFGNGGWGPGSTVHTRLDGTTAANHPIVVDPEWHVWRCQWDTAGIRFWKDPVPGMPPYFEVPAGSMANWRFNDAGFQMFPVLNLAVSGSGGGDPSAGVYPAQMLVDYIRVW; encoded by the coding sequence ATGCTTGATCGCCGCAGCCTGCTGATGATGACCGGACTGGGCCTGCTGGCCGGCACCACCCAGCTGCCGCGTGCGGGTGCTGAACCGCCTTTTCCCGGCGCCGAGATCATGGCGCCGCCGGTGTTCGCCGACGAGTTCGACGGGCCACTGGGTGCTCCACCGGATTACAACAAGTGGTTCGTCGTGCCGGCTCGGGAGACCATCCGCAACCCCGCGTTCTGGGACCGCCCGGAGAACATGGGCCAGTACCGCGACGACCGGCAGAACCTGTACCTCGACGGCATGGGCAATCTGGTGATCCGCGCCACCCGCGAAGGGGACAAGTACTTCGGCGCCAAGATCCAGGGCAGGCAGTGGATCGGCATCGGTCACACCTGGGAGGCCCGAATCAAACTGGAATGCCTCACCCCCGGGGCGTGGCCGGCGTTCTGGATGCTCAACGACGTGGGCGGTCAGGGCGGCGAGATCGACGTGCTGGAGTGGTTCGGCAACGGCGGCTGGGGTCCGGGATCCACCGTGCACACCCGGCTGGACGGCACCACCGCCGCCAACCATCCCATTGTCGTCGACCCGGAATGGCATGTGTGGCGCTGCCAGTGGGACACCGCGGGCATCCGGTTCTGGAAGGACCCGGTGCCGGGGATGCCGCCGTACTTCGAGGTGCCCGCCGGGTCGATGGCCAACTGGCGGTTCAACGACGCTGGCTTCCAGATGTTCCCGGTGCTCAACCTCGCGGTCAGCGGCTCCGGCGGTGGCGACCCGAGCGCCGGTGTCTACCCCGCGCAGATGTTGGTCGACTACATCAGAGTGTGGTAG